A window of Ranitomeya variabilis isolate aRanVar5 chromosome 2, aRanVar5.hap1, whole genome shotgun sequence contains these coding sequences:
- the LOC143806590 gene encoding chymotrypsinogen A-like, with amino-acid sequence MVFLLLVSCLALASAAYGCGVPAINPVVSGYARIVNGEEAVSGSWPWQVSLQDRTGWHFCGGSLINSDWVVTAAHCGVISTDRVVVGEHDRSSSAEAIQTLAVSQVFTHPNWNSNTISNDITLIKLASSAVLGSRVSPVCLANPGEVYDDGRLCVTSGWGLTRWNAVNTPSKLQQTSLPVLSNTQCKVHWGSNILDSMICAGAAGASSCMGDSGGPLVCQRDGAWTLVGIVSWGSSTCSTSYPGVYARVTVLRDWVDQILAAN; translated from the exons ATGGTTTTCCTACTGCTCGTCTCCTGTTTGGCTTTGGCCAGTGCAGCTTATG GCTGCGGAGTTCCCGCTATCAACCCTGTTGTCTCTGGCTATGCCAGAATAGTCAATGGTGAGGAGGCAGTTTCAGGATCTTGGCCCTGGCAAGTCTCACTTCAG GACAGGACTGGATGGCATTTCTGCGGGGGTTCACTGATTAACAGCGATTGGGTGGTAACAGCAGCTCACTGCGGTGTTAT TTCAACTGACCGCGTTGTTGTCGGAGAACACGACAGAAGTTCCTCTGCTGAAGCGATCCAGACTCTGGCAGTTTCACAA GTTTTTACTCATCCAAACTGGAACTCCAACACCATCAGTAACGACATTACCTTGATAAAACTCGCCAGTTCCGCTGTTTTGGGCAGCAGAGTCTCCCCAGTGTGCTTGGCTAACCCTGGTGAAGTATATGATGATGGCCGTCTCTGTGTTACAAGTGGATGGGGATTGACAAGATGGAACG CTGTAAACACTCCCAGCAAACTGCAGCAGACCTCCCTGCCCGTGTTGTCCAATACGCAATGTAAGGTCCACTGGGGAAGCAACATCCTTGATTCCATGATCTGCGCTGGAGCTGCCGGAGCCTCATCCTGCATG gGCGATTCTGGTGGACCCCTTGTGTGCCAAAGAGATGGCGCTTGGACACTGGTTGGTATTGTGTCTTGGGGAAGCAGCACGTGCTCAACCTCATACCCAGGTGTCTATGCCCGTGTCACTGTACTCCGTGACTGGGTGGACCAGATTCTTGCTGCCAATTAA